A region of Longimicrobium sp. DNA encodes the following proteins:
- a CDS encoding DUF1279 domain-containing protein — MKINFKETLAEYGRVAIAVYLVIFVATLVGSWMAIRMGWRPSGAAGNAGTFAAAYLATKLTQPLRIAATLVLTPVVAKAHERITRGRGRRLDA; from the coding sequence ATGAAAATCAACTTCAAGGAAACGCTCGCCGAGTACGGCCGCGTGGCGATCGCGGTGTACCTCGTCATCTTCGTGGCCACCCTGGTGGGAAGCTGGATGGCGATCCGGATGGGATGGCGACCGTCAGGAGCGGCGGGGAACGCGGGGACGTTTGCGGCGGCCTACCTCGCCACCAAGCTGACGCAGCCGCTCCGCATCGCCGCCACGCTGGTGCTCACGCCCGTGGTGGCAAAGGCGCACGAGCGAATCACGCGCGGACGCGGCCGTCGTCTGGACGCGTGA
- a CDS encoding DUF1343 domain-containing protein — translation MKRHIALPALLVLACAPAEPGAPEPVQTTTIRPGIEVFLERPPAAVVGKRVGLITNHTGVDRQGRSSADLLAASPHFRLVSLFGPEHGIRGVLADGDVVASGRDEKTGLPVHSLYGDTREPTEEMLRDVDVLVFDIQDVGARTYTYVSTMALAMQAAKKKGIPFIVLDRPNPIGGEVVEGGMLEPKHATFVGMYPIALRHGMTAGELARLFNTEFNIGADLTVVPVEGWRRSTWFDATGLPWLNPSPNIRRLEAAIHYPGTVLFEGTNLSEGRGTDLPFEQAGAPWLDAPAVAAELNRMRLPGVRFEAVRYPIGSSAAKYPGQTVPGVRFILTDRASYRPVRTALIAIDAIRRRHPQHFRWSGTMDRLAGTDRVRSAIEGGTLPALLADWDRQAEIFRVSRATALLYN, via the coding sequence ATGAAACGACACATCGCCCTCCCCGCGCTCCTGGTGCTGGCGTGTGCTCCCGCCGAGCCGGGTGCACCCGAGCCCGTTCAGACGACGACGATCCGCCCGGGCATCGAAGTGTTCCTGGAGCGCCCGCCGGCGGCCGTCGTTGGGAAGCGGGTGGGGCTGATCACGAACCACACGGGCGTCGACAGGCAGGGCCGCAGCTCGGCCGACCTGCTCGCCGCATCGCCGCATTTCAGGCTGGTGTCGCTGTTCGGCCCCGAGCACGGCATCCGCGGCGTGCTCGCAGACGGCGACGTGGTTGCGTCCGGGCGCGACGAGAAGACGGGGCTTCCCGTGCACTCCCTCTACGGCGACACCCGCGAGCCGACCGAGGAGATGCTGCGCGACGTGGACGTGCTGGTCTTCGACATCCAGGACGTGGGCGCGCGGACGTACACCTACGTCTCCACCATGGCGCTGGCGATGCAGGCGGCGAAGAAGAAGGGCATACCCTTCATCGTCCTCGACCGCCCCAACCCCATCGGCGGCGAAGTGGTGGAGGGCGGGATGCTGGAGCCGAAGCACGCCACCTTCGTGGGGATGTACCCCATCGCCCTGCGCCACGGGATGACGGCGGGCGAGCTGGCGCGGCTCTTCAACACCGAGTTCAACATCGGCGCCGACCTGACGGTGGTGCCGGTGGAGGGGTGGCGCCGCTCCACGTGGTTCGATGCCACTGGCCTCCCGTGGCTGAACCCGTCGCCCAACATCCGGCGGCTGGAGGCGGCGATCCATTACCCCGGCACCGTCCTCTTCGAGGGGACCAACCTCTCCGAGGGCCGCGGCACCGACCTCCCCTTCGAGCAGGCGGGCGCCCCCTGGCTCGACGCCCCCGCCGTCGCCGCGGAGCTGAACCGGATGCGGCTTCCGGGCGTGCGCTTTGAGGCGGTGCGCTACCCGATCGGGAGCAGCGCGGCGAAGTACCCGGGCCAGACCGTCCCCGGCGTGCGCTTCATCCTGACCGATCGCGCCAGCTACCGCCCGGTCCGCACCGCGCTGATCGCCATCGACGCGATCCGCCGCCGCCATCCGCAGCACTTCCGCTGGAGCGGGACGATGGACCGGCTGGCCGGCACGGATCGCGTGCGCAGCGCCATCGAGGGCGGCACCCTTCCCGCGCTGCTGGCCGATTGGGATCGCCAGGCGGAGATCTTCCGCGTG
- a CDS encoding phosphatase PAP2 family protein, with protein MNRRDSNEGMSGHGRALALAAVALLAGAGFGRLAAAVARRDTADADEALHEATAVAEDHPVREAAAAIAPAGKKRYYVPAALCASAVVLAAPGAREPGALRSRGAGVGAILLAAAAARGLNPAFDRWLPQPPPPPGHPPDRPVFPSGHAFGPGAVFLATAYVLAREGLAPAAITFPLALTVPLVMSGARVLEEKHWASDVAGGYLGGIALSAACLAGYEAARGS; from the coding sequence ATGAACAGACGCGATTCCAACGAAGGGATGTCCGGCCACGGGCGCGCGCTCGCCCTGGCGGCCGTGGCGCTGCTCGCCGGTGCGGGATTCGGGCGCCTCGCCGCGGCCGTTGCGCGCCGCGACACCGCGGATGCCGACGAGGCGCTCCACGAGGCCACCGCCGTCGCCGAGGACCACCCGGTTCGCGAGGCCGCGGCCGCCATCGCGCCCGCGGGGAAGAAGCGGTATTACGTGCCCGCGGCCCTGTGTGCCTCGGCGGTCGTGCTGGCCGCGCCGGGCGCGCGCGAGCCCGGGGCGCTTCGCTCGCGTGGTGCGGGCGTGGGCGCGATCCTCCTGGCGGCCGCGGCGGCGCGAGGGCTCAACCCGGCGTTCGACCGCTGGCTTCCCCAGCCGCCACCGCCTCCGGGCCATCCTCCCGACCGCCCCGTCTTTCCGAGCGGCCACGCGTTCGGCCCCGGCGCCGTCTTCCTGGCGACCGCGTACGTGCTGGCGCGCGAGGGTCTGGCCCCTGCCGCCATCACCTTCCCGCTCGCCCTCACCGTTCCGCTCGTGATGTCCGGCGCGCGCGTGCTGGAGGAGAAGCACTGGGCATCCGACGTCGCCGGCGGGTACCTGGGCGGAATCGCGCTGTCGGCGGCGTGCCTGGCGGGCTACGAAGCCGCGCGCGGTTCTTAA
- a CDS encoding AarF/UbiB family protein, with the protein MGISLNPKHLKLYAELAKLFIKYGRSDIVNTAGLDAVVEEPTAAETAAAAPEAEALAADLERMGPTFVKLGQLLSTRPDLVPEAYVDALSRLQDKLEAFPYEEVERIVQEELGKTIGEAYAEFNPKAMAAASLGQVHQATLHDGRRVVVKVQRPGVRDRITDDLDALEEVAAMAERRTEVGQRYGVLGLIQEFRRNILDELNYKSEAANLATLGRNLAQFDRIAIPSAMDELTRTRVLTMEYVRGRKITELSPLRHMEIDGVALAEELFQAYLKQILVDGFFHADPHPGNVFVTTDGRVALLDLGMVGRIPPSLQDHLLRLMLAVADGNGEEAARISIAMGTPLEGLWEEEKFVREVTELVSRFYGATAREIELGRVVIELTKIAATSGIILPSQISTLGRAFLALDQAGRTLDPEFDPNAAIRRHSSEVMQQRMLRNASPAAMFANLLELNEFVQRLPGRLNRVLDSVAENELEVGIRVKEEVWMMEGLQKISNRITVGLVLAALIIGAAMMMRVDTPFRIMGYPGLAILLFLAAAVMGLFLVVTILMTDVRGESGRRRGRGKTG; encoded by the coding sequence ATGGGGATCTCGCTCAATCCGAAGCACCTGAAGCTCTACGCCGAGCTCGCGAAGCTGTTCATCAAGTACGGCCGCAGCGACATCGTGAACACGGCCGGGCTGGACGCCGTCGTGGAAGAGCCCACCGCCGCCGAAACCGCCGCCGCGGCGCCGGAAGCGGAGGCGCTCGCGGCGGACCTGGAGCGGATGGGGCCCACCTTCGTCAAGCTCGGCCAGCTCCTCTCCACGCGCCCGGACCTGGTGCCCGAGGCGTACGTCGATGCGCTCTCCCGCCTGCAGGACAAGCTGGAGGCGTTTCCGTACGAGGAGGTGGAGCGCATCGTCCAGGAGGAGCTGGGGAAGACGATCGGCGAGGCGTACGCGGAGTTCAACCCCAAGGCCATGGCGGCGGCGTCGCTGGGCCAGGTGCACCAGGCGACGCTGCACGACGGGCGGCGGGTGGTGGTCAAGGTGCAGCGCCCCGGCGTCCGCGATCGCATCACCGACGACCTCGACGCGCTGGAGGAGGTCGCCGCGATGGCGGAGCGGCGCACCGAGGTGGGGCAGCGCTACGGCGTCCTGGGGCTGATCCAGGAGTTCAGGCGCAACATCCTGGACGAGCTCAACTACAAGAGCGAAGCGGCCAACCTCGCCACTCTGGGGCGCAACCTGGCGCAGTTCGACCGCATCGCGATCCCTTCCGCCATGGATGAGCTGACCCGCACGCGCGTGCTCACCATGGAGTACGTGCGCGGCCGCAAGATCACGGAGCTGAGTCCGCTCCGGCACATGGAGATCGACGGGGTCGCGCTGGCCGAGGAGCTCTTCCAGGCGTACCTCAAGCAGATCCTGGTGGACGGCTTCTTCCACGCGGACCCGCACCCCGGCAACGTGTTCGTGACGACGGACGGCCGCGTCGCGCTGCTGGACCTGGGGATGGTCGGCCGCATTCCGCCCTCCCTGCAGGACCACCTGCTGCGCCTGATGCTCGCCGTGGCGGACGGCAACGGCGAGGAGGCGGCGCGCATCTCCATCGCCATGGGGACGCCGCTGGAGGGGCTGTGGGAGGAGGAGAAGTTCGTGCGGGAGGTGACCGAGCTGGTGAGCCGCTTCTACGGCGCCACCGCCCGGGAGATCGAGCTGGGACGCGTCGTCATCGAGCTGACCAAGATCGCGGCCACATCGGGCATCATCCTACCCAGCCAGATCAGCACGCTGGGGCGGGCCTTCCTGGCGCTGGACCAGGCGGGGCGCACGCTGGACCCCGAGTTCGACCCCAACGCGGCCATCCGGCGCCACTCGTCGGAGGTGATGCAGCAACGGATGCTTCGTAACGCATCGCCCGCCGCGATGTTCGCCAACCTGCTGGAGCTGAACGAGTTCGTGCAGCGCCTCCCGGGCCGGCTGAACCGCGTGCTGGACTCCGTGGCGGAGAACGAGCTGGAGGTGGGGATCAGGGTCAAGGAAGAGGTGTGGATGATGGAGGGGCTCCAGAAGATCTCCAACCGCATCACGGTCGGCCTGGTGCTCGCGGCGCTGATCATCGGCGCGGCGATGATGATGCGCGTGGACACGCCATTCCGCATCATGGGGTATCCGGGGCTCGCGATCCTGCTCTTTCTGGCGGCGGCGGTGATGGGGCTGTTCCTGGTGGTCACCATCCTGATGACGGACGTGCGGGGGGAGTCGGGGAGGAGGCGGGGGAGGGGGAAGACGGGGTGA